The following proteins are co-located in the Haloplanus sp. HW8-1 genome:
- a CDS encoding non-histone chromosomal MC1 family protein, whose amino-acid sequence MVREDGKRNFVMREDGEEDSVFSGNMPRQAALKAARRLSPAESEDDAEADPTEIRLREKGTDKVHIFDAWAWEQEAPGDKPDWMGDRITKGNVSKKGIEHLDE is encoded by the coding sequence ATGGTACGAGAGGACGGTAAGCGGAACTTCGTGATGCGTGAGGACGGCGAGGAGGACAGCGTGTTCTCGGGGAACATGCCCCGACAGGCCGCACTGAAGGCGGCACGGCGACTTTCCCCAGCGGAGTCGGAGGACGACGCCGAAGCCGACCCTACGGAGATCCGTCTTCGGGAGAAAGGGACCGACAAGGTCCACATCTTCGACGCGTGGGCGTGGGAGCAGGAGGCACCGGGCGACAAACCCGACTGGATGGGCGACCGTATCACGAAGGGCAACGTCTCGAAGAAGGGAATCGAACACCTCGACGAGTGA
- a CDS encoding quinone-dependent dihydroorotate dehydrogenase → MKGYDLCKPLLFALPAETAHRATHRLLRTVQGTTIEDRLRDRYVVDDDRLETEAFGLTFDSPVGVAAGFDKNAELPSILTALGFGHVEVGGVTAERQSGNPRPRLFRLPEDGALINRMGFNNEGADRIGARLDEAALPEAPVGVNIGKSKTTPLDEAADDYRYTYERVADAGDYFVVNVSSPNTPGLRDLQHRESLERILGGLVDAGAEPLLVKLSPDLAAPAIDEALAVVDDLDLSGVIATNTTVERPPDLRHPNRAERGGLSGKPIEERATGTIRFIAERTDVPIVGVGGITDARGAYRKIRAGASVVQLYTGLVYEGPGLARDINRGLLELLERDGFDSVAEAVGVDVE, encoded by the coding sequence ATGAAGGGCTACGACCTGTGCAAACCGTTGCTGTTCGCCCTACCGGCCGAGACGGCCCACCGCGCCACGCACCGACTGCTCCGGACCGTCCAGGGGACGACAATCGAGGACCGACTTCGTGACCGCTATGTCGTCGACGACGACCGACTGGAGACGGAGGCGTTCGGCCTCACCTTCGACAGTCCCGTCGGCGTCGCCGCCGGCTTCGACAAGAACGCCGAACTCCCGTCGATCCTGACGGCGCTCGGGTTCGGCCACGTCGAGGTGGGTGGCGTCACCGCCGAGCGCCAGTCCGGGAACCCCCGGCCGCGGCTCTTCCGACTCCCCGAGGACGGCGCGTTGATCAACCGCATGGGCTTCAACAACGAGGGCGCCGACCGGATCGGCGCCAGACTCGACGAGGCGGCTCTCCCCGAGGCCCCGGTCGGGGTGAACATCGGGAAGTCGAAGACGACGCCGCTCGACGAGGCGGCGGACGACTACCGGTACACCTACGAGCGTGTCGCCGACGCCGGCGACTACTTCGTCGTCAACGTCTCCAGTCCGAACACACCGGGGCTGCGTGATCTGCAACACCGCGAGTCGCTCGAACGCATCCTCGGGGGACTCGTCGACGCGGGCGCGGAGCCGTTGTTGGTGAAACTCTCTCCCGACCTGGCCGCCCCGGCCATCGACGAGGCACTCGCCGTCGTCGACGACCTAGATCTGTCGGGTGTCATCGCGACCAACACGACCGTCGAGCGCCCGCCCGACCTGCGGCATCCGAACCGGGCCGAGCGGGGCGGGCTCTCGGGCAAACCCATCGAGGAGCGGGCGACGGGGACGATCCGCTTCATCGCCGAGCGAACCGACGTGCCGATCGTCGGCGTCGGCGGGATCACCGACGCGAGGGGCGCCTACCGGAAGATCCGTGCCGGGGCGAGCGTCGTCCAACTGTACACCGGGCTGGTGTACGAGGGACCGGGGCTCGCCCGCGACATCAACCGCGGGCTACTCGAACTGCTGGAGCGGGACGGCTTCGACTCCGTCGCCGAGGCGGTCGGCGTCGACGTCGAGTAG